A portion of the Candidatus Krumholzibacteriota bacterium genome contains these proteins:
- a CDS encoding methylated-DNA--[protein]-cysteine S-methyltransferase yields the protein MTKNLTFQEKYDAIGRKESTYEGIFFTAVKTTGIFCRPSCRARKPLPENVDFYDTAEEALQNGFRPCKICNPIERLGATPAYISEIISDLRENPYLRIRDIDLRKRGIDPARIRRWFKRYHNITFHSYQRMLRINTAFNSIKMGETVTNSAFDSGYESLSGFNESYRSIFGGSPTSVKEKSILNIVRFTTPISPMFACASERGVSLLDFTDRKMLETEFIELRKRLDAVILPGKNHHLDQLIVEIKEYFSGNRKEFTVAIDAPGTEFQKSVWNALREIPYGETRSYREQAIAIGNPRAVRAVASANGHNRISIVIPCHRVIGSDGSLTGYGGGLHRKKWLLDFERSNMGR from the coding sequence ATGACGAAAAATCTTACATTTCAGGAAAAATATGACGCGATAGGCAGAAAAGAATCTACCTATGAAGGAATATTTTTTACCGCGGTAAAAACGACAGGGATATTCTGCAGGCCATCCTGCAGGGCAAGGAAACCTCTGCCGGAGAATGTCGACTTTTACGATACCGCGGAGGAAGCCCTTCAGAATGGATTCAGACCGTGCAAGATCTGCAATCCGATCGAGAGACTCGGAGCGACTCCGGCATATATCAGCGAAATAATAAGCGACCTGCGGGAAAATCCATATCTGCGGATAAGGGATATCGATCTGAGGAAGAGAGGCATCGATCCGGCCAGGATCAGAAGATGGTTCAAGAGGTATCATAATATCACTTTTCACTCCTACCAGAGGATGCTTCGAATAAACACCGCCTTCAACAGCATAAAAATGGGGGAGACAGTGACCAATTCAGCATTCGACAGCGGGTATGAGTCGCTTAGCGGCTTTAACGAAAGCTATCGTTCGATATTCGGAGGCTCTCCCACAAGTGTAAAAGAAAAATCGATTTTGAATATTGTACGCTTTACCACTCCGATCAGCCCGATGTTCGCCTGCGCAAGTGAAAGGGGAGTATCCCTACTGGACTTTACAGACCGGAAGATGCTGGAGACGGAATTTATAGAGTTGCGAAAGAGACTTGATGCCGTAATCCTTCCCGGGAAAAACCATCACCTCGACCAGCTTATTGTCGAGATAAAGGAATACTTCTCCGGAAACAGAAAGGAATTCACAGTCGCTATCGATGCCCCCGGGACAGAATTCCAGAAATCGGTCTGGAACGCCCTGCGGGAGATCCCCTATGGAGAAACACGGTCATACAGGGAACAGGCGATAGCGATCGGAAATCCCAGGGCTGTCAGAGCTGTAGCCTCAGCCAATGGCCACAACCGCATAAGTATCGTGATTCCCTGCCACCGGGTCATCGGTTCCGACGGAAGTCTTACAGGGTATGGAGGAGGGTTGCACAGGAAAAAATGGCTTCTTGATTTCGAAAGATCCAATATGGGGAGATGA
- a CDS encoding SLC13 family permease, producing the protein MEIEILTVLAILTATVVLLIFEVFRIDFIAILCMLALGWTGILTPGEALSGFSSNAVIAMMAVMIMGNGLAKTGIMNSFSAFILRLVGSSKRKLIGLVSLSVGLLSAFMQNVGAAALFLPAVLHISKREKIPASELIMPLGFAAILGGTLTMVASGPLILLNDLLRSAGLQPYGLFGVTPAGLILLATGILFFFLFGSRVLPHRGSGKESVSHQKKLIDTWHLPFTVCRYSIPENSLLVGLTNESSGVWSRYSLHILAVSKKEDVEYAPWRNTRFETGHELALLGDIVDIERFAADFQLRFHEKLDGFERLSDSESVGFAEIIIPPRSSLIGRTLREVALRKQYSVEPVLFFRSDNEVKGDFSDQKFKAGDTLVVHGLWENVQRLKMQDDFVVITPFEIEEKRKGKAWIAGLCFAGSISLTIAGFPISFSLFSGAVAMVLTRVIRIDELYKAVEWKVVFLIAGLIPLGMAMQKTGAAEFLAIKVMGVVQGGHPVFLLATIAVLSTLFSLFMSNVASTVVLAPLVINMARIGGLDPRPLVLLVAVCAANSFVLPTHQVNAMLLTPGGYKNSDYFKAGGGMTILFLVVVVSVFYLLYM; encoded by the coding sequence ATGGAGATTGAGATACTGACCGTTCTGGCTATCCTGACTGCCACGGTCGTTCTGCTCATTTTCGAAGTTTTTCGAATAGATTTTATAGCGATACTGTGCATGCTAGCGCTTGGATGGACCGGTATCCTCACTCCGGGGGAAGCACTTTCAGGGTTTTCAAGTAACGCGGTGATCGCCATGATGGCTGTCATGATAATGGGAAATGGCCTGGCAAAAACCGGTATCATGAACAGTTTCTCGGCGTTCATACTGCGTCTGGTGGGCAGCAGCAAGCGAAAGCTCATCGGGCTTGTATCTCTTTCAGTCGGGCTTTTATCCGCGTTCATGCAGAACGTAGGGGCTGCCGCGCTTTTTTTACCGGCGGTACTGCATATTTCAAAACGGGAAAAGATCCCGGCTTCAGAACTGATCATGCCTCTCGGTTTTGCCGCTATCCTGGGAGGCACATTGACCATGGTCGCTTCGGGGCCACTGATCCTGTTAAATGACCTTCTTCGAAGCGCGGGACTTCAGCCATACGGCCTTTTCGGAGTGACTCCGGCCGGGTTGATCCTCCTGGCGACAGGGATCCTCTTTTTTTTCCTGTTCGGCAGCAGAGTCCTTCCACATCGTGGGTCGGGAAAAGAGAGCGTGTCGCACCAGAAAAAACTTATCGATACATGGCATCTGCCTTTTACTGTCTGCAGATATTCGATTCCTGAAAATAGCCTGCTCGTGGGACTGACAAATGAAAGTTCAGGCGTTTGGAGCAGATATTCGCTTCATATCCTGGCAGTATCAAAAAAAGAGGATGTCGAATATGCTCCATGGAGAAATACGCGATTTGAAACTGGACATGAACTGGCGCTTCTCGGCGATATAGTCGATATAGAACGTTTTGCCGCCGACTTTCAGCTTCGGTTTCATGAAAAGCTCGATGGATTCGAGCGGTTAAGCGATTCAGAGTCTGTAGGTTTCGCGGAGATCATCATACCGCCGAGATCTTCCCTGATAGGAAGGACTCTCCGGGAGGTAGCTCTGAGGAAACAGTATTCCGTAGAGCCGGTCCTGTTTTTTCGTTCAGATAACGAGGTGAAAGGTGATTTCTCCGACCAGAAATTCAAAGCGGGTGACACGCTCGTCGTCCATGGCCTGTGGGAGAATGTGCAGAGATTGAAGATGCAGGATGATTTTGTAGTTATTACACCTTTCGAGATCGAGGAAAAAAGAAAAGGCAAAGCATGGATAGCCGGACTCTGTTTCGCCGGTTCGATCAGTCTGACGATTGCCGGATTTCCAATATCATTTTCCCTCTTTTCCGGGGCTGTCGCGATGGTTCTGACCCGGGTCATCCGTATCGATGAATTATATAAAGCCGTTGAATGGAAAGTCGTTTTTCTCATCGCAGGGCTGATACCTCTCGGAATGGCGATGCAGAAAACAGGCGCGGCGGAATTTCTCGCGATAAAAGTAATGGGAGTAGTCCAGGGAGGACATCCGGTTTTTCTTCTCGCTACGATAGCGGTACTTTCGACTCTTTTTTCACTGTTCATGTCCAATGTCGCTTCCACGGTCGTCCTCGCGCCGCTGGTGATCAATATGGCAAGGATCGGCGGTCTCGATCCAAGGCCGCTCGTGCTTCTTGTCGCCGTATGCGCGGCCAATTCCTTCGTGCTTCCGACCCATCAGGTAAATGCCATGCTTCTGACACCGGGGGGATACAAAAACTCTGATTATTTCAAAGCAGGTGGCGGAATGACGATTCTTTTCCTGGTGGTTGTGGTCAGTGTTTTTTATCTGTTATACATGTAG
- a CDS encoding MBL fold metallo-hydrolase: MLLKHYFIGKIAHSSYILAGKEICAVIDPQRDVDFYIDEARLLGVDITHILETHLHADFISGHIDLAERTGAKIYAPKSGKCRFDHVGLSEGDIIELEDMELKVLETPGHTPEHISYVVTDKSRGDGPLGVFTGDTLFVGDVGRPDLFPDIAEELAGKLFHSLHEKLMRLPDYCEVYPAHGAGSLCGRAMGAKWRTTIGYERLYNAALQIVDKSDFVRSLTTDMPPAPDHFSRCSDINRQGPAMISELPVLRELDPAQFHKKMQDPGIIVLDARSYDSFGSQHIPGSWHIDFGGNFPTFAGWVLPTDKNILLVAASYSEAVHANTWARRVGVDRIVGYLNGSMFAWAVAGLRTSDLHLISAEDLHDMATGTSNIVLLDVRSPREFEDNHIEGAVNIPAPELRTRFRELHPEKPTVLICSTGHRSSLGASILGQKGFKSIYNVAGGMTGYSAAGHTKRCGVCENPHGSRFFTGYMGTSQHWNVPK; encoded by the coding sequence ATGCTGCTAAAACACTATTTCATCGGCAAGATAGCCCACAGCTCGTATATTCTCGCCGGCAAGGAAATATGCGCCGTCATAGATCCGCAGCGCGACGTGGATTTTTATATCGACGAAGCGCGGCTTCTCGGGGTGGATATCACTCATATCCTGGAAACGCATCTTCATGCCGATTTTATATCGGGGCATATCGATCTTGCCGAGAGGACGGGAGCGAAGATATACGCGCCAAAATCGGGAAAATGCAGGTTCGATCACGTCGGGTTGTCGGAAGGGGATATAATCGAACTGGAGGATATGGAACTTAAGGTCCTGGAGACTCCCGGGCATACGCCGGAGCATATCAGTTACGTTGTAACCGACAAGTCTCGCGGCGACGGACCTCTGGGCGTTTTTACGGGGGATACGCTCTTTGTCGGTGATGTAGGCCGCCCGGATCTCTTTCCCGATATAGCCGAGGAACTCGCCGGGAAACTGTTTCATAGCCTTCACGAAAAACTGATGAGACTCCCCGATTACTGCGAAGTCTATCCGGCCCACGGTGCCGGTTCGCTGTGTGGACGCGCGATGGGGGCCAAATGGCGTACTACTATCGGTTACGAACGCCTGTACAACGCGGCGCTGCAGATCGTTGACAAGTCCGATTTCGTAAGATCTCTCACCACCGACATGCCTCCCGCGCCGGATCATTTCAGCCGATGCAGCGACATCAACCGGCAGGGACCAGCCATGATCTCTGAACTTCCAGTTCTTCGGGAACTCGATCCCGCCCAGTTTCACAAAAAAATGCAGGACCCGGGCATTATTGTCCTCGACGCCCGAAGTTATGATTCCTTTGGCAGCCAGCATATTCCAGGTTCATGGCATATTGATTTCGGCGGGAATTTTCCGACCTTTGCCGGATGGGTGCTGCCGACCGACAAGAATATTCTCCTGGTCGCAGCGTCATATTCTGAAGCGGTTCATGCGAATACATGGGCCCGGCGCGTGGGAGTCGACCGTATCGTCGGGTATCTGAATGGCAGCATGTTCGCCTGGGCTGTCGCCGGGCTTCGCACGAGCGATCTTCACCTGATCTCCGCTGAGGACCTTCACGATATGGCGACGGGGACTTCCAACATCGTCCTGCTTGATGTGCGTTCTCCCAGGGAATTTGAGGATAATCACATAGAAGGAGCTGTAAATATCCCCGCTCCGGAATTGCGGACCAGGTTCAGGGAACTTCACCCGGAAAAACCGACTGTCCTTATATGCAGTACAGGGCATCGATCCAGTCTTGGAGCAAGCATACTGGGTCAGAAGGGATTCAAGTCGATCTATAATGTGGCGGGCGGCATGACCGGGTACAGCGCCGCTGGTCATACAAAACGTTGCGGAGTCTGCGAAAATCCGCACGGATCGCGCTTTTTCACCGGGTACATGGGTACCAGTCAACACTGGAATGTTCCAAAGTGA
- a CDS encoding YeeE/YedE family protein produces the protein MEWLTETRWSPYAVGIGIGVLSWLTFVISKKPVGCSTAFARTSGMIEKVFRGEKVEQKLYYQEVKPVIDWEWMLVLGIVFGAFLSSLLSGDFQLRWVPSRWISVFGPAPVPRVIMAVIGGIFLGFGARWAGGCTSGHGISGTLQLALSSWISAVCFFVGGIAAAFLLFNLIG, from the coding sequence ATGGAATGGTTGACTGAAACGAGATGGTCGCCCTACGCGGTCGGCATCGGTATAGGTGTCCTGAGCTGGTTGACCTTTGTGATCTCTAAAAAACCGGTCGGATGTTCAACCGCTTTTGCCAGGACAAGCGGGATGATAGAAAAGGTCTTCAGAGGAGAAAAAGTAGAGCAAAAATTGTATTATCAGGAAGTCAAGCCGGTGATCGACTGGGAATGGATGCTGGTTCTAGGGATCGTATTCGGCGCATTTCTCTCGTCCCTGTTATCAGGAGATTTTCAGTTGCGATGGGTCCCCTCGCGATGGATCTCTGTATTTGGCCCGGCGCCCGTGCCGAGAGTGATTATGGCGGTAATCGGTGGCATTTTCCTGGGATTCGGCGCCAGATGGGCGGGTGGTTGCACCAGCGGACACGGAATCAGTGGAACACTGCAGCTTGCTCTCTCCAGCTGGATATCAGCAGTCTGTTTCTTTGTGGGCGGGATTGCCGCTGCTTTCTTACTTTTCAATCTTATCGGATGA
- a CDS encoding YeeE/YedE family protein: protein MEKNKQDKPGKNRVGRSQLLWGLLFGMIFGFLLQKGGATKYDVIIGQLLLEDFTVIKIMLSAVATGMIGIYTMKNLGWVRLQPKPGSIGMSAIGGLIFGVGFAVLGYCPGTIAGAVGNGYLDAAAGGLTGIWLGAGIFASIYPRVKEGILKKGDFGTVTLPGLFKVNDWIVVIPMAVLLTLVMVWIESAGL from the coding sequence ATGGAAAAAAACAAACAGGATAAGCCGGGGAAGAACAGAGTAGGCCGGTCCCAGCTCTTGTGGGGGCTCCTTTTCGGTATGATATTCGGGTTTCTCCTTCAAAAAGGAGGGGCCACAAAATATGATGTGATTATCGGTCAGTTGCTTCTTGAGGATTTCACAGTAATAAAAATAATGTTGTCCGCCGTAGCGACCGGGATGATCGGGATTTATACCATGAAAAATCTTGGGTGGGTAAGGCTGCAACCAAAACCAGGTTCGATAGGGATGAGTGCCATCGGGGGGCTGATCTTCGGTGTTGGATTTGCAGTGCTGGGGTACTGTCCCGGAACGATAGCGGGAGCTGTCGGCAACGGATACCTGGACGCGGCGGCAGGCGGTTTGACCGGTATCTGGCTTGGTGCCGGAATATTCGCGTCAATATATCCCAGAGTTAAAGAGGGGATCCTTAAGAAGGGCGATTTTGGAACTGTCACCCTGCCTGGATTATTCAAGGTCAATGACTGGATCGTCGTCATTCCGATGGCAGTTTTATTGACTCTTGTCATGGTCTGGATAGAGTCGGCAGGCTTGTGA
- a CDS encoding DUF1622 domain-containing protein, which produces MNEIIHITSMIIGMFGVAIIAWGVILIIFRLIRLEIRRFRQRSIYHEREKLRHQLGSYLLLGLEFMIAADIIGTITHPTLNDMAVLGSIVLIRTVISYFLEREVAEFSPSNNGKQQ; this is translated from the coding sequence ATGAATGAAATCATACATATCACATCCATGATCATCGGCATGTTCGGAGTCGCTATAATAGCCTGGGGAGTTATCCTGATAATATTCCGTCTAATCAGGCTTGAGATCAGACGTTTCAGGCAGAGATCGATCTATCATGAGAGAGAGAAACTGAGACATCAATTGGGTTCTTATCTGCTTCTTGGACTCGAATTCATGATTGCCGCGGATATCATCGGCACGATCACCCATCCCACTCTCAATGACATGGCGGTCCTGGGAAGTATAGTCCTGATCCGTACCGTGATAAGTTATTTTCTTGAGAGAGAAGTCGCCGAATTTTCCCCGTCAAACAACGGAAAGCAGCAATAA
- the corA gene encoding magnesium/cobalt transporter CorA produces MPRLFNKTHKKAGLPPGTLVFHGDKKIDKVKISLIDYDENQFQEKKIEKIEDCFPFKDEPTVTWINIDGLHDVEMLEKLGERFDIHPLVLEDIISVGQRPKLDDFDNYIFIVLRMLSYDDKNDELLSEQVSLILGANFVISFQEREGDVFEPIRERLRGKKGRIIKQGADYLAYTLLDIVVDNYFTILEKVGDRMEAMDEVIVENPDPENLQEIQAIKHEMIFIRKSIWPLREVISGLERLESKLIRHSTHIYLRDVYDHTIQVIDTVESLRDMISGLLDIYMSSVSNRMNEVMKVLTIIATIFIPITFIAGIYGMNFESMPELKISWAYPAVWGVIIAVIAGMVVYFKKKKWL; encoded by the coding sequence ATGCCAAGACTGTTCAATAAAACGCATAAAAAAGCGGGTCTTCCCCCCGGGACTCTCGTTTTTCATGGCGATAAAAAAATAGATAAAGTAAAAATATCGTTGATCGATTATGACGAAAATCAATTCCAGGAAAAGAAGATCGAAAAGATCGAGGATTGCTTTCCATTCAAGGATGAACCGACAGTGACCTGGATCAATATCGATGGGCTCCATGACGTCGAGATGCTGGAAAAGCTCGGGGAGCGTTTCGATATACATCCTCTTGTACTCGAAGATATCATCAGCGTGGGGCAACGTCCAAAACTCGACGATTTCGACAATTATATTTTCATCGTTTTAAGGATGCTTTCCTATGATGATAAAAATGACGAACTTCTTTCCGAGCAGGTCAGCCTGATACTCGGGGCAAATTTCGTCATCTCGTTTCAGGAGCGCGAAGGTGATGTCTTTGAACCGATCAGGGAAAGATTACGCGGTAAAAAGGGCCGTATAATCAAACAGGGAGCTGATTATCTCGCCTATACCCTTCTCGATATCGTGGTAGACAATTACTTTACCATACTGGAAAAAGTCGGCGACAGGATGGAGGCGATGGACGAGGTCATCGTCGAGAATCCTGATCCCGAAAACCTTCAGGAAATACAGGCGATCAAACACGAGATGATATTTATCAGAAAATCGATCTGGCCCCTGAGAGAAGTGATAAGCGGCCTTGAACGGCTTGAATCGAAATTGATAAGACATTCGACACATATATATCTTCGCGATGTATATGACCATACCATACAGGTCATAGACACGGTAGAGTCTCTTCGCGATATGATATCAGGCCTTCTTGACATTTATATGTCAAGCGTCAGTAACAGGATGAATGAAGTGATGAAGGTGTTGACGATCATCGCGACGATCTTTATACCCATAACTTTCATAGCCGGGATCTACGGAATGAACTTCGAATCGATGCCGGAACTTAAAATATCATGGGCCTATCCGGCTGTGTGGGGGGTAATAATTGCCGTGATCGCGGGGATGGTGGTATACTTCAAGAAGAAAAAATGGCTCTGA
- a CDS encoding translocation/assembly module TamB domain-containing protein: MPHLKAWQKVSVAVLLLFSIPAALFFFMTIHPGESVVRRIAVSRLKGALGSEVSIGSLETNLISRLRLNNARIFHVEKGDTVTFLNIDELLVSYTMRSLFKRKLLIEDVKLDGVNLFVHRDSTGRDNLPEAIKVDRKKNGASTHVFEVDLGELNILDGRIRYRDETQNGFNTLASNISITAKRRDGKNYNINLRCHDGAIERGGISIPFNRLFLDGNAGAGKARLDSLSVEFAGADISGSGAIEIDDGVTAVAADLHLAADLGNISPLLVGFLPEKYRSMKGDLFVTARVDGSLPMPRIRCSLDISDLETAGMKVPDIKVEARVCADSLCLDNMEMEIFGGNASCKGSIRTDSLSSAGIDLLFTGLDLHQIALVIYSDPLPYGGKVGGALSATGLPGDPGSWHSSVSLSLSHLSYRSIPQDDIRVKGTIGKGKAELELKQDGADLSAKLELLDEKVSGRFIADVKRIEPIVALFNISDLSGEFKMHGLIEGRFKSPDISADIAARNLLFRNFPIDTLSGSIFYGEKGLRVSQLYFSGISSEIDTLSPPFGILSLSGGLSYSGHLRDYPDNTTGETSVQLYHPGFNNVRLDSLMLIASMTGREIDVSSMVLRRDGLEGWGNCKYFIEDRKGLCDIGLTIEDTPDSSGALLGADGAEDAGRISGTLNASFEIQEKGRYSVSAVGDQIDLEIIDILLGERDRIAGDLGFELEASGNLFEPEASLKLKLLHPRFRDVTVDSLYGTIKLDRDQLELRDFELRQSIHRASIRATAGLLPTESGRPSLLHGSPFKGVFIVDDIDLSLLMMAVMPSISAQGRCAVDIGWDGTLGSPRPHGKIAVSQGSLRLRNDNPEIDSLSLDASIVDSTFTINDLSGRVMEVPFRLLGSAVYAGKHDMATKLSLSLSDHGTAEGHGVINSDSIQMKMDISNIDLSLIRPFIPLFDRLSGNLHAALSIGGQTSYPVINGRISCRELTVKPVWLEETLTKGQIYLSFRQNTVFIDTFSIWLNGGEIYATGEISHEKGVPVSLDLKSGIRDLGIDRPRSIKAKIKTADLTLRTEAGYHKLEGDIILGETQFLANFKPKSILPFARSIERPDREFPDFIDKTRFNIRVRGSDQIWIDNNLARLRMSAEVGLIGNIERPLINGRVSVARGYLLFLDRKLTISRGILDFSDPDRLNPVIDLVAGTTIKSYRAMEVTTYDVTLSVSGTLDETKVELTSDPPLDRTDIVSLLTLGVTRTQLTDPGVGNEPTTLKGVLLERAQELSSKRMTGYISRNIGGMLGLDQVTIDGNLFRFDNSWGPELLASKKLTGKAEVTYRTNIGHLNEQSIRLDYHFTGRLSLQGETDQLGRSGLDFKYRLHFK; this comes from the coding sequence ATGCCGCATCTGAAAGCCTGGCAAAAAGTATCGGTAGCAGTGCTCCTTCTCTTCTCAATTCCAGCAGCATTGTTCTTCTTTATGACAATCCACCCGGGTGAAAGTGTAGTCCGGCGCATCGCTGTCTCCCGTTTGAAAGGTGCCTTGGGAAGCGAGGTTAGTATCGGGAGCCTTGAGACAAACCTGATCTCGCGTCTGAGGCTCAATAACGCCAGGATATTTCATGTGGAAAAGGGCGATACGGTCACTTTTCTGAATATCGATGAACTTCTCGTCTCATACACGATGCGTAGCCTGTTCAAACGAAAATTGCTGATCGAGGACGTGAAACTTGATGGCGTTAATCTTTTTGTCCACCGCGATAGCACGGGGCGCGACAATCTGCCAGAGGCGATTAAGGTTGATAGGAAGAAAAACGGAGCGTCCACTCATGTGTTTGAAGTCGATCTTGGGGAATTGAATATTCTGGATGGACGGATCAGGTACCGCGACGAGACTCAAAATGGGTTTAATACACTCGCAAGCAATATCAGTATTACGGCAAAACGGAGAGACGGGAAAAATTATAATATTAATCTTAGATGTCATGATGGCGCGATCGAGCGCGGCGGGATCTCGATTCCCTTCAACCGTCTCTTTCTTGATGGTAACGCGGGTGCCGGGAAAGCAAGACTGGATTCTCTCAGCGTGGAATTTGCTGGTGCTGATATTTCCGGATCGGGGGCCATTGAGATCGATGATGGGGTGACTGCCGTTGCAGCGGATCTTCATCTTGCCGCTGATCTAGGCAATATATCACCGCTCCTGGTTGGATTCCTGCCGGAGAAGTACCGCTCCATGAAGGGTGATCTTTTCGTCACTGCCAGAGTCGACGGGTCGCTGCCGATGCCCCGGATAAGGTGTTCTCTGGATATATCGGATCTTGAGACTGCTGGTATGAAAGTGCCTGATATAAAGGTGGAAGCCCGCGTCTGCGCCGATTCGCTATGCCTCGATAATATGGAAATGGAAATATTCGGAGGAAACGCGTCATGCAAAGGAAGTATCAGGACCGATTCTCTGTCAAGCGCGGGGATTGATCTTCTTTTTACCGGACTGGATCTTCATCAGATAGCTCTGGTCATATACTCGGATCCTCTACCATACGGTGGAAAGGTGGGAGGGGCGTTATCTGCAACCGGTCTTCCTGGCGATCCGGGTTCATGGCATTCCAGCGTCAGTCTGAGCCTGAGCCATTTAAGTTACAGATCGATCCCCCAGGACGATATTCGCGTTAAAGGGACTATAGGTAAGGGGAAAGCCGAGTTGGAATTAAAGCAGGACGGAGCAGACCTGTCAGCGAAACTTGAACTGCTTGATGAAAAGGTGAGTGGGAGGTTCATTGCTGATGTAAAGCGTATAGAACCGATCGTTGCTCTTTTCAATATCTCAGACCTTTCCGGTGAATTTAAAATGCATGGCCTTATCGAAGGCCGATTCAAATCTCCCGATATAAGCGCTGATATCGCCGCGCGAAATCTCTTATTCAGAAATTTTCCGATCGATACTCTATCAGGTTCGATCTTTTACGGAGAAAAAGGATTGCGGGTGTCACAGTTGTATTTTAGCGGTATTTCGAGTGAGATAGATACACTGTCTCCACCTTTCGGGATCTTGTCCCTTTCGGGAGGGTTATCTTACAGCGGCCATTTACGCGATTATCCCGATAACACCACGGGTGAGACCAGTGTACAACTCTATCATCCGGGGTTCAATAACGTGAGACTCGATAGCCTGATGCTCATAGCTTCGATGACCGGGCGGGAGATCGATGTATCATCGATGGTCTTGCGCAGGGATGGTCTGGAGGGGTGGGGAAATTGTAAATATTTCATAGAGGACAGGAAAGGACTTTGCGATATCGGGCTGACGATCGAGGATACTCCTGACAGTTCGGGAGCTTTACTCGGGGCAGATGGCGCAGAAGATGCCGGGCGGATCTCTGGAACTTTGAACGCTTCCTTCGAGATTCAGGAGAAAGGCCGCTACTCGGTGAGCGCAGTGGGAGACCAGATCGATCTGGAAATAATCGATATACTGCTTGGTGAAAGAGACAGGATCGCCGGGGATCTCGGATTTGAACTTGAAGCATCGGGAAACCTTTTTGAACCGGAAGCATCCCTGAAGCTTAAGCTACTCCACCCTCGATTCAGGGATGTGACTGTCGATTCCCTCTATGGGACGATAAAACTCGACCGCGATCAGTTGGAGTTGAGGGATTTTGAATTACGCCAGTCGATTCATCGCGCGTCGATACGGGCGACGGCTGGATTACTGCCCACTGAAAGTGGCAGACCTTCTCTTCTGCATGGAAGCCCATTTAAGGGCGTATTTATCGTCGATGATATCGATCTCAGTCTGCTGATGATGGCGGTAATGCCATCCATCAGCGCTCAGGGCAGATGCGCGGTCGATATTGGATGGGATGGTACTCTAGGGTCTCCACGACCCCATGGAAAGATAGCGGTCAGCCAGGGATCGTTGCGGCTGAGGAATGATAATCCGGAGATCGATTCTTTAAGCCTTGATGCGTCGATCGTCGATTCGACATTTACCATAAATGATCTGAGCGGAAGAGTCATGGAAGTCCCGTTCCGGTTGCTCGGTTCCGCCGTCTATGCGGGGAAGCACGATATGGCGACGAAACTCTCTCTTTCCCTGTCAGATCATGGAACGGCTGAAGGGCATGGAGTTATAAACAGCGACTCGATCCAGATGAAAATGGATATATCAAATATCGATCTTTCACTTATCAGGCCCTTTATTCCTCTATTTGACCGGCTGTCAGGAAATCTCCATGCCGCTCTTTCCATCGGTGGACAGACATCATACCCGGTAATAAACGGGAGGATCTCCTGCCGCGAGTTGACTGTGAAGCCAGTGTGGCTGGAGGAGACACTCACAAAGGGCCAGATATATCTTTCGTTCCGGCAGAACACGGTCTTTATCGACACTTTTTCGATCTGGCTGAACGGGGGTGAGATCTATGCCACAGGTGAAATATCGCATGAAAAAGGTGTGCCTGTCTCCCTGGACCTGAAGTCCGGAATCCGCGATCTGGGGATCGATCGGCCGCGCTCCATTAAGGCGAAAATAAAAACTGCCGATCTGACCTTAAGGACGGAAGCAGGGTATCATAAACTTGAAGGTGATATAATACTGGGTGAGACGCAGTTCCTGGCGAATTTCAAACCGAAGTCGATCCTGCCATTCGCCAGATCGATTGAAAGACCAGATCGGGAATTTCCCGACTTTATTGATAAGACCCGGTTTAATATCCGTGTGCGAGGTAGTGATCAGATCTGGATAGATAATAATCTGGCGCGTCTGCGCATGAGTGCCGAGGTCGGCCTGATCGGAAATATCGAGAGACCGCTTATCAACGGACGGGTTTCGGTGGCCAGGGGATATCTTCTTTTTCTGGACAGAAAATTGACGATATCAAGAGGCATACTCGATTTTTCCGACCCGGACAGACTTAACCCCGTGATCGACCTTGTCGCGGGAACGACAATCAAGAGTTACCGGGCGATGGAAGTCACTACTTATGATGTGACGCTTTCAGTCTCCGGGACCCTCGATGAGACGAAGGTGGAACTGACCTCTGACCCGCCTCTCGATAGGACCGATATTGTTTCACTTCTTACTCTGGGCGTGACAAGGACCCAGCTTACCGATCCTGGTGTAGGAAACGAACCGACGACATTGAAAGGTGTCCTTCTCGAGCGGGCTCAGGAACTCTCAAGCAAGCGGATGACCGGTTATATATCAAGGAATATCGGAGGAATGCTCGGACTCGATCAGGTGACAATCGATGGTAATCTTTTTCGTTTCGATAATTCGTGGGGTCCTGAACTGCTGGCGTCCAAGAAACTGACAGGAAAGGCGGAAGTCACTTATCGGACGAACATAGGACATTTGAACGAACAGAGCATCCGGCTTGATTATCACTTCACCGGGCGTTTGTCGCTGCAGGGGGAGACCGATCAGTTGGGCAGATCTGGTCTGGATTTCAAATACAGGTTGCATTTTAAATGA